In Homo sapiens chromosome 11, GRCh38.p14 Primary Assembly, one DNA window encodes the following:
- the DHCR7 gene encoding 7-dehydrocholesterol reductase isoform 3 (isoform 3 is encoded by transcript variant 4) produces the protein MAAKSQPNIPKAKSLDGVTNDRTASQGQWGRAWEVDWFSLASVIFLLLFAPFIVYYFIMACDQYSCALTGPVVDIVTGHARLSDIWAKTPPITRKAAQLYTLWVTFQVSSPCPGVGTQQVLLYTSLPDFCHKFLPGYVGGIQEGAVTPAGVVNKYQINGLQAWLLTHLLWFANAHLLSWFSPTIIFDNWIPLLWCANILGYAVSTFAMVKGYFFPTSARDCKFTGNFFYNYMMGIEFNPRIGKWFDFKLFFNGRPGIVAWTLINLSFAAKQRELHSHVTNAMVLVNVLQAIYVIDFFWNETWYLKTIDICHDHFGWYLGWGDCVWLPYLYTLQGLYLVYHPVQLSTPHAVGVLLLGLVGYYIFRVANHQKDLFRRTDGRCLIWGRKPKVIECSYTSADGQRHHSKLLVSGFWGVARHFNYVGDLMGSLAYCLACGGGHLLPYFYIIYMAILLTHRCLRDEHRCASKYGRDWERYTAAVPYRLLPGIF, from the exons ATGGCTGCAAAATCGCAACCCAACATTCCCAAAGCCAAGAGTCTAGATGGCGTCACCAATGACAGAACCGCATCTCAAGGGCAGTGGGGCCGTGCCTG GGAGGTGGACTGGTTTTCACTGGCGAGCGTCATCTTCCTACTGCTGTTCGCCCCCTTCATCGTCTACTACTTCATCATGGCTTGTGACCAGTACAGCTGCGCCCTGACTGGCCCTGTGGTGGACATCGTCACCGGACATGCTCGGCTCTCGGACATCTGGGCCAAGACTCCACCTATAACGAGGAAAGCCGCCCAGCTCTATACCTTGTGGGTCACCTTCCAGGTcagcagcccctgccctgggGTTGGGACACAGCAG GTGCTTCTGTACACGTCTCTCCCTGACTTCTGCCATAAGTTTCTACCCGGCTACGTAGGAGGCATCCAGGAGGGGGCCGTGACTCCTGCAG GGGTTGTGAACAAGTATCAGATCAATGGCCTGCAAGCCTGGCTCCTCACGCACCTGCTCTGGTTTGCAAACGCTCATCTCCTGTCCTGGTTCTCGCCCACCATCATCTTCGACAACTGGATCCCACTGCTGTGGTGCGCCAACATCCTTGGCTATGCCGTCTCCACCTTCGCCATGGTCAAGGGCTACTTCTTCCCCACCAGCGCCAGAGACTG caaattcACAGGCAATTTCTTTTACAACTACATGATGGGCATCGAGTTTAACCCTCGGATCGGGAAGTGGTTTGACTTCAAGCTGTTCTTCAATGGGCGCCCCGGGATCGTCGCCTGGACCCTCATCAACCTGTCCTTCGCAGCGAAGCAGCGGGAGCTCCACAGCCATGTGACCAATGCCATGGTCCTGGTCAACGTCCTGCAG GCCATCTACGTGATTGACTTCTTCTGGAACGAAACCTGGTACCTGAAGACCATTGACATCTGCCATGACCACTTCGGGTGGTACCTGGGCTGGGGCGACTGTGTCTGGCTGCCTTATCTTTACACGCTGCAG GGTCTGTACTTGGTGTACCACCCCGTGCAGCTGTCCACCCCGCACGCCGTGGGCGTCCTGCTGCTGGGCCTGGTGGGCTACTACATCTTCCGGGTGGCCAACCACCAGAAGGACCTGTTCCGCCGCACGGATGGGCGCTGCCTCATCTGGGGCAGGAAGCCCAAGGTCATCGAGTGCTCCTACACATCCGCCGATGGGCAGAGGCACCACAGCAAGCTGCTGGTGTCGGGCTTCTGGGGCGTGGCCCGCCACTTCAACTACGTCGGCGACCTGATGGGCAGCCTGGCCTACTGCCTGGCCTGTGGCGGCGGCCACCTGCTGCCCTACTTCTACATCATCTACATGGCCATCCTGCTGACCCACCGCTGCCTCCGGGACGAGCACCGCTGCGCCAGCAAGTACGGCCGGGACTGGGAGCGCTACACCGCCGCAGTGCCTTACCGCCTGCTGCCTGGAATCTTCTAA
- the DHCR7 gene encoding 7-dehydrocholesterol reductase isoform 9 (isoform 9 is encoded by transcript variant 12) yields the protein MACDQYSCALTGPVVDIVTGHARLSDIWAKTPPITRKAAQLYTLWVTFQVLLYTSLPDFCHKFLPGYVGGIQEGAVTPAGVVNKYQINGLQAWLLTHLLWFANAHLLSWFSPTIIFDNWIPLLWCANILGYAVSTFAMVKGYFFPTSARDCKFTGNFFYNYMMGIEFNPRIGKWFDFKLFFNGRPGIVAWTLINLSFAAKQRELHSHVTNAMVLVNVLQAIYVIDFFWNETWYLKTIDICHDHFGWYLGWGDCVWLPYLYTLQGLYLVYHPVQLSTPHAVGVLLLGLVGYYIFRVANHQKDLFRRTDGRCLIWGRKPKVIECSYTSADGQRHHSKLLVSGFWGVARHFNYVGDLMGSLAYCLACGGGHLLPYFYIIYMAILLTHRCLRDEHRCASKYGRDWERYTAAVPYRLLPGIF from the exons ATGGCTTGTGACCAGTACAGCTGCGCCCTGACTGGCCCTGTGGTGGACATCGTCACCGGACATGCTCGGCTCTCGGACATCTGGGCCAAGACTCCACCTATAACGAGGAAAGCCGCCCAGCTCTATACCTTGTGGGTCACCTTCCAG GTGCTTCTGTACACGTCTCTCCCTGACTTCTGCCATAAGTTTCTACCCGGCTACGTAGGAGGCATCCAGGAGGGGGCCGTGACTCCTGCAG GGGTTGTGAACAAGTATCAGATCAATGGCCTGCAAGCCTGGCTCCTCACGCACCTGCTCTGGTTTGCAAACGCTCATCTCCTGTCCTGGTTCTCGCCCACCATCATCTTCGACAACTGGATCCCACTGCTGTGGTGCGCCAACATCCTTGGCTATGCCGTCTCCACCTTCGCCATGGTCAAGGGCTACTTCTTCCCCACCAGCGCCAGAGACTG caaattcACAGGCAATTTCTTTTACAACTACATGATGGGCATCGAGTTTAACCCTCGGATCGGGAAGTGGTTTGACTTCAAGCTGTTCTTCAATGGGCGCCCCGGGATCGTCGCCTGGACCCTCATCAACCTGTCCTTCGCAGCGAAGCAGCGGGAGCTCCACAGCCATGTGACCAATGCCATGGTCCTGGTCAACGTCCTGCAG GCCATCTACGTGATTGACTTCTTCTGGAACGAAACCTGGTACCTGAAGACCATTGACATCTGCCATGACCACTTCGGGTGGTACCTGGGCTGGGGCGACTGTGTCTGGCTGCCTTATCTTTACACGCTGCAG GGTCTGTACTTGGTGTACCACCCCGTGCAGCTGTCCACCCCGCACGCCGTGGGCGTCCTGCTGCTGGGCCTGGTGGGCTACTACATCTTCCGGGTGGCCAACCACCAGAAGGACCTGTTCCGCCGCACGGATGGGCGCTGCCTCATCTGGGGCAGGAAGCCCAAGGTCATCGAGTGCTCCTACACATCCGCCGATGGGCAGAGGCACCACAGCAAGCTGCTGGTGTCGGGCTTCTGGGGCGTGGCCCGCCACTTCAACTACGTCGGCGACCTGATGGGCAGCCTGGCCTACTGCCTGGCCTGTGGCGGCGGCCACCTGCTGCCCTACTTCTACATCATCTACATGGCCATCCTGCTGACCCACCGCTGCCTCCGGGACGAGCACCGCTGCGCCAGCAAGTACGGCCGGGACTGGGAGCGCTACACCGCCGCAGTGCCTTACCGCCTGCTGCCTGGAATCTTCTAA
- the DHCR7 gene encoding 7-dehydrocholesterol reductase isoform 8 (isoform 8 is encoded by transcript variant 11) gives MAAKSQPNIPKAKSLDGVTNDRTASQGQWGRACCALTGPVVDIVTGHARLSDIWAKTPPITRKAAQLYTLWVTFQVLLYTSLPDFCHKFLPGYVGGIQEGAVTPAGVVNKYQINGLQAWLLTHLLWFANAHLLSWFSPTIIFDNWIPLLWCANILGYAVSTFAMVKGYFFPTSARDCKFTGNFFYNYMMGIEFNPRIGKWFDFKLFFNGRPGIVAWTLINLSFAAKQRELHSHVTNAMVLVNVLQAIYVIDFFWNETWYLKTIDICHDHFGWYLGWGDCVWLPYLYTLQKRTRRQGVCQRQSWGLTPGRWAPEPTLLSSPWAKHRLTPSPSPPRVCTWCTTPCSCPPRTPWASCCWAWWATTSSGWPTTRRTCSAARMGAASSGAGSPRSSSAPTHPPMGRGTTASCWCRASGAWPATSTTSAT, from the exons ATGGCTGCAAAATCGCAACCCAACATTCCCAAAGCCAAGAGTCTAGATGGCGTCACCAATGACAGAACCGCATCTCAAGGGCAGTGGGGCCGTGCCTG CTGCGCCCTGACTGGCCCTGTGGTGGACATCGTCACCGGACATGCTCGGCTCTCGGACATCTGGGCCAAGACTCCACCTATAACGAGGAAAGCCGCCCAGCTCTATACCTTGTGGGTCACCTTCCAG GTGCTTCTGTACACGTCTCTCCCTGACTTCTGCCATAAGTTTCTACCCGGCTACGTAGGAGGCATCCAGGAGGGGGCCGTGACTCCTGCAG GGGTTGTGAACAAGTATCAGATCAATGGCCTGCAAGCCTGGCTCCTCACGCACCTGCTCTGGTTTGCAAACGCTCATCTCCTGTCCTGGTTCTCGCCCACCATCATCTTCGACAACTGGATCCCACTGCTGTGGTGCGCCAACATCCTTGGCTATGCCGTCTCCACCTTCGCCATGGTCAAGGGCTACTTCTTCCCCACCAGCGCCAGAGACTG caaattcACAGGCAATTTCTTTTACAACTACATGATGGGCATCGAGTTTAACCCTCGGATCGGGAAGTGGTTTGACTTCAAGCTGTTCTTCAATGGGCGCCCCGGGATCGTCGCCTGGACCCTCATCAACCTGTCCTTCGCAGCGAAGCAGCGGGAGCTCCACAGCCATGTGACCAATGCCATGGTCCTGGTCAACGTCCTGCAG GCCATCTACGTGATTGACTTCTTCTGGAACGAAACCTGGTACCTGAAGACCATTGACATCTGCCATGACCACTTCGGGTGGTACCTGGGCTGGGGCGACTGTGTCTGGCTGCCTTATCTTTACACGCTGCAG AAGAGAACACGGAGGCAAGGCGTGTgtcagaggcagagctggggtttgacCCCAGGCCGCTGGGCCCCCGAGCCCACACTCCTGTCCTCTCCCTGGGCAAAGCACCGCTTGACCCCTTCCCCCTCGCCCCCCAGGGTCTGTACTTGGTGTACCACCCCGTGCAGCTGTCCACCCCGCACGCCGTGGGCGTCCTGCTGCTGGGCCTGGTGGGCTACTACATCTTCCGGGTGGCCAACCACCAGAAGGACCTGTTCCGCCGCACGGATGGGCGCTGCCTCATCTGGGGCAGGAAGCCCAAGGTCATCGAGTGCTCCTACACATCCGCCGATGGGCAGAGGCACCACAGCAAGCTGCTGGTGTCGGGCTTCTGGGGCGTGGCCCGCCACTTCAACTACGTCGGCGACCTGA
- the DHCR7 gene encoding 7-dehydrocholesterol reductase isoform 5 (isoform 5 is encoded by transcript variant 8): MAAKSQPNIPKAKSLDGVTNDRTASQGQWGRAWEVDWFSLASVIFLLLFAPFIVYYFIMACDQYSCALTGPVVDIVTGHARLSDIWAKTPPITRKAAQLYTLWVTFQVLLYTSLPDFCHKFLPGYVGGIQEGAVTPAGVVNKYQINGLQAWLLTHLLWFANAHLLSWFSPTIIFDNWIPLLWCANILGYAVSTFAMVKGYFFPTSARDCKFTGNFFYNYMMGIEFNPRIGKWFDFKLFFNGRPGIVAWTLINLSFAAKQRELHSHVTNAMVLVNVLQAIYVIDFFWNETWYLKTIDICHDHFGWYLGWGDCVWLPYLYTLQKRTRRQGVCQRQSWGLTPGRWAPEPTLLSSPWAKHRLTPSPSPPRVCTWCTTPCSCPPRTPWASCCWAWWATTSSGWPTTRRTCSAARMGAASSGAGSPRSSSAPTHPPMGRGTTASCWCRASGAWPATSTTSAT, encoded by the exons ATGGCTGCAAAATCGCAACCCAACATTCCCAAAGCCAAGAGTCTAGATGGCGTCACCAATGACAGAACCGCATCTCAAGGGCAGTGGGGCCGTGCCTG GGAGGTGGACTGGTTTTCACTGGCGAGCGTCATCTTCCTACTGCTGTTCGCCCCCTTCATCGTCTACTACTTCATCATGGCTTGTGACCAGTACAGCTGCGCCCTGACTGGCCCTGTGGTGGACATCGTCACCGGACATGCTCGGCTCTCGGACATCTGGGCCAAGACTCCACCTATAACGAGGAAAGCCGCCCAGCTCTATACCTTGTGGGTCACCTTCCAG GTGCTTCTGTACACGTCTCTCCCTGACTTCTGCCATAAGTTTCTACCCGGCTACGTAGGAGGCATCCAGGAGGGGGCCGTGACTCCTGCAG GGGTTGTGAACAAGTATCAGATCAATGGCCTGCAAGCCTGGCTCCTCACGCACCTGCTCTGGTTTGCAAACGCTCATCTCCTGTCCTGGTTCTCGCCCACCATCATCTTCGACAACTGGATCCCACTGCTGTGGTGCGCCAACATCCTTGGCTATGCCGTCTCCACCTTCGCCATGGTCAAGGGCTACTTCTTCCCCACCAGCGCCAGAGACTG caaattcACAGGCAATTTCTTTTACAACTACATGATGGGCATCGAGTTTAACCCTCGGATCGGGAAGTGGTTTGACTTCAAGCTGTTCTTCAATGGGCGCCCCGGGATCGTCGCCTGGACCCTCATCAACCTGTCCTTCGCAGCGAAGCAGCGGGAGCTCCACAGCCATGTGACCAATGCCATGGTCCTGGTCAACGTCCTGCAG GCCATCTACGTGATTGACTTCTTCTGGAACGAAACCTGGTACCTGAAGACCATTGACATCTGCCATGACCACTTCGGGTGGTACCTGGGCTGGGGCGACTGTGTCTGGCTGCCTTATCTTTACACGCTGCAG AAGAGAACACGGAGGCAAGGCGTGTgtcagaggcagagctggggtttgacCCCAGGCCGCTGGGCCCCCGAGCCCACACTCCTGTCCTCTCCCTGGGCAAAGCACCGCTTGACCCCTTCCCCCTCGCCCCCCAGGGTCTGTACTTGGTGTACCACCCCGTGCAGCTGTCCACCCCGCACGCCGTGGGCGTCCTGCTGCTGGGCCTGGTGGGCTACTACATCTTCCGGGTGGCCAACCACCAGAAGGACCTGTTCCGCCGCACGGATGGGCGCTGCCTCATCTGGGGCAGGAAGCCCAAGGTCATCGAGTGCTCCTACACATCCGCCGATGGGCAGAGGCACCACAGCAAGCTGCTGGTGTCGGGCTTCTGGGGCGTGGCCCGCCACTTCAACTACGTCGGCGACCTGA
- the DHCR7 gene encoding 7-dehydrocholesterol reductase isoform 11 (isoform 11 is encoded by transcript variant 14), which produces MAAKSQPNIPKAKSLDGVTNDRTASQGQWGRAWEVDWFSLASVIFLLLFAPFIVYYFIMACDQYSCALTGPVVDIVTGHARLSDIWAKTPPITRKAAQLYTLWVTFQVLLYTSLPDFCHKFLPGYVGGIQEGAVTPAGVVNKYQINGLQAWLLTHLLWFANAHLLSWFSPTIIFDNWIPLLWCANILGYAVSTFAMVKGYFFPTSARDCKFTGNFFYNYMMGIEFNPRIGKWFDFKLFFNGRPGIVAWTLINLSFAAKQRELHSHVTNAMVLVNVLQAIYVIDFFWNETWYLKTIDICHDHFGWYLGWGDCVWLPYLYTLQVRRREHGGKACVRGRAGV; this is translated from the exons ATGGCTGCAAAATCGCAACCCAACATTCCCAAAGCCAAGAGTCTAGATGGCGTCACCAATGACAGAACCGCATCTCAAGGGCAGTGGGGCCGTGCCTG GGAGGTGGACTGGTTTTCACTGGCGAGCGTCATCTTCCTACTGCTGTTCGCCCCCTTCATCGTCTACTACTTCATCATGGCTTGTGACCAGTACAGCTGCGCCCTGACTGGCCCTGTGGTGGACATCGTCACCGGACATGCTCGGCTCTCGGACATCTGGGCCAAGACTCCACCTATAACGAGGAAAGCCGCCCAGCTCTATACCTTGTGGGTCACCTTCCAG GTGCTTCTGTACACGTCTCTCCCTGACTTCTGCCATAAGTTTCTACCCGGCTACGTAGGAGGCATCCAGGAGGGGGCCGTGACTCCTGCAG GGGTTGTGAACAAGTATCAGATCAATGGCCTGCAAGCCTGGCTCCTCACGCACCTGCTCTGGTTTGCAAACGCTCATCTCCTGTCCTGGTTCTCGCCCACCATCATCTTCGACAACTGGATCCCACTGCTGTGGTGCGCCAACATCCTTGGCTATGCCGTCTCCACCTTCGCCATGGTCAAGGGCTACTTCTTCCCCACCAGCGCCAGAGACTG caaattcACAGGCAATTTCTTTTACAACTACATGATGGGCATCGAGTTTAACCCTCGGATCGGGAAGTGGTTTGACTTCAAGCTGTTCTTCAATGGGCGCCCCGGGATCGTCGCCTGGACCCTCATCAACCTGTCCTTCGCAGCGAAGCAGCGGGAGCTCCACAGCCATGTGACCAATGCCATGGTCCTGGTCAACGTCCTGCAG GCCATCTACGTGATTGACTTCTTCTGGAACGAAACCTGGTACCTGAAGACCATTGACATCTGCCATGACCACTTCGGGTGGTACCTGGGCTGGGGCGACTGTGTCTGGCTGCCTTATCTTTACACGCTGCAGGTGAGGAG AAGAGAACACGGAGGCAAGGCGTGTgtcagaggcagagctggggtttga